DNA from Leptospira mayottensis 200901116:
ATATTTAAAAAAGTGACACCAATCGAAAAAAACTGGGGAATATAAGAAACTCATAAAATACGAAGTAGTATCGGATCGTCTATTGTACTAAAATTACAACTATTTTACCGGAGATCTGATCTACGAGGTTCAAAAATACTCCTTGAAGACGATTCGCTCTAAAAGGCTCTTTTATTTCCTTAATTCCGAAAAAAGTGGAACCTGATTTTTTCCCTTTGGTCCAAGTCCTATACAATGGAGGAATCCAATGAAAAAAATTTTTAAAGTTTCCGGTTTGATTCTTTTAGTCCTGGGACTACTCGCAGGAGGATGCAGGCATTATAGGTCTCCCGAAAAAAGAGCGGAATTTGTCGTTAAAAAGATTACTTCGGAATTGGATCTGAACGATTCTCAGAAGAAAGAACTTGATCGTATTAAAGACGAGATCTTGTCTAAGAGAAAAGAGCTTAAACTACAAGGGCCGAGAATTCCGTCAGAAGTGCTTGCCGAGTTTCGTCAGCCAACTTTAGACGAGAAAAAAATCAACAAGTCATTCGAAGTGGAAATGAATAAAATGAGTGAGATGAGAACTTTTATGACGAAAAAAGCGATCGAGTTTCATACGATTCTCACTCCCGAACAAAGAAATAAATTAGTGGATTTGATTACAGAGTTTCAACAAAAACACCGTCATCATGATGACTGAATCTGAATTTACGGAAATTGTAAGTTCCACTCGGGAAATTGTCCTCTCTGCAATAGAAAAAAACCTCGCAGAGAGATTTTCCTATGCCATTGACGACGTGGCCCAAGAAACTTATTTTCGAGCGTACAAAGCCCTCAAGAAAGATCAGTTTCGCAAAGAATCAAAACTGAGCACTTGGTTATATACGATCGCGAGAAACGAATCTTTAAGAATGAACAACAAACTTAGAAAAGAAGAAGAGCGCGCAGAGAAATTGACCAAGTCCAAAAAAGAGGAAGACTTCCTCATAAGCAATACGGACTTAAATGGAAATTCAAGACATTCCGAATGGAATTCCCAGGAAATGATCGAGACGTTACGCTCTCTCTTAGTTAAAATTCCAGATAAATATAGAAAGGTTCTTGAGTTTTATCTTGCGGGATATTCCGAAAGCCAAATCGCGGAAACGATGGGAGTAAAACCGGGAACCGTTAAGTCGAGAGCATTCCGAGGAAAAGAAATGATAAAACGAGTCGGAATCAAGGAGAAATTTTATGAAAAATAATCGTATTTTTTCCCTGAAAGAAGAAATCCTAAAAAGAAAAAAAGATAGGAATTGGGTAAGTAATATTTCTTCAAACGTAATCCGCAGGGATAAAAGAGAAACGAGAAACAAGCGTATGTTAACCGCCTCTCTCGTTTTATTCATAGGACTAAGCGCATACGTCGATTTTTGGGTCCAGGATTTGGATCTTAGAAACCAGGATCTTTTAAGTATAGGAATATTCGAGGAATTGGAAAACGCTCTGGATAAATGAAAATCCATTTCTTCTATATTTGATCGCTCTTACTCATCGGATCAAAATCGGAAAATGCTCCAATCGAATCTCTTTTTTTGAGGCATCTTTTTTATAAAAATTGAATATATGATTTCTATCATTGAAAATCCGCCTCAAAATCTTGTTTTTATCGCGATAAGATTTTATAATTTATTTCAAAACTCGAATTTTCTTATTCGGCCGCTGGGCAGGTAAAATTGTAGACCAACTGCGCCAAGATTCGTTTCAAATTTCGGGGTCGACTTTACAACCCGAATTTCATTTCCGAGAAGTTTTTTCGACTTGTCGCCGAATGAATGATTCAAACCTTCTTCGTTTTGTCCATAAAGCGCGCATCAGATAACCGGTCCGTCTGAATCGGAAGTTCTATAACGAAAAACCCTATAGGTTAAAAAAAATAGAATCATTAATCCGAAAAAGAAAAAACCTCGAATGATCCAAGTGGAAACGGGAGGTTCTCCGATCGAATAACCGAAATTTTCATTCTCACGCTCTTCTTGAATTACGGATCCGATTTGAAATACGGATTCCGAAAAAGTTTTTTCAAAATCGAACTTCGGATAAAAGGCGTAAGGATTGCCATAATAAATTCTTAAATTTTGAATCGAGTTCGAATCATCTTCCAAGTTGAGAGGGAATATAATTTCTTCTTGAAGAATAAAAACTTCCATCTTTTCCAGAGTCAGCGGATCGTCGTCTCCGTTAAAAATTTCTATTTTTAATTCGGAAGAAATCGGTTTTGAAAAAACTAAATTCGTGTCCGATGATCCATTCGATTTACGGAATATTGTTCCGCCTCCCAGTCGTTCTAGTTCAAATTCTTTGGAGGAATTTTTAAAGAATACGTTCAATTTTCTTTCAAACTTCTTTTCCTTGATGGATAACATCGCTCTATGAATCGGGACTTTCATAGGATTTCTAAAATAGAACACGCTCGATCTCGTATCCGAATTAAAACCGGATTCTAAATCGGTTTTTTCCACGGTTTTTTTGAACTCCATTCTTTCGGAAACGGATTCGTAAAGAACTTTAGTAAATTCTAAATTTATGTTGGAAGCGTTTTCTTCAATTTCGATTCGAACGTATGTTTCGTCTTCTGCGGCGGTAAACTCGATTTTGCCCGCCGAGTCTCCTCCTTGATAATTATAAATCGTAAACTCGGAATCCAATCTCCAATTTTCAGGATTTACTCCCAAATAAATTTTTCCCTGAATCTCGTATTCTCCCGGCGCTTCTTTTACGACAATGGACTTGTATTTCGTTTTAGTAGGGATTTTCGGAAGTTTTAAGACGTAAGTATGCATGTCGGACTCCCCTTTTTCCTGAAAAAGAAGATTTGGTTTTTTTTCCCCGTCCTTATCGGATGCTCCCATTACGTTTCTGGAGATAAAAGGAATCGTGCGACCGTTATGAACAATCCTTCTATCGTTGATTCCGGAATGTCTAACGACGTCCTCGTCCAATTTTATTTTTCCGTAAAATACGTTTTCTTCTTGTCCAACATTGCTAA
Protein-coding regions in this window:
- a CDS encoding Spy/CpxP family protein refolding chaperone — encoded protein: MKKIFKVSGLILLVLGLLAGGCRHYRSPEKRAEFVVKKITSELDLNDSQKKELDRIKDEILSKRKELKLQGPRIPSEVLAEFRQPTLDEKKINKSFEVEMNKMSEMRTFMTKKAIEFHTILTPEQRNKLVDLITEFQQKHRHHDD
- a CDS encoding RNA polymerase sigma factor, whose amino-acid sequence is MMTESEFTEIVSSTREIVLSAIEKNLAERFSYAIDDVAQETYFRAYKALKKDQFRKESKLSTWLYTIARNESLRMNNKLRKEEERAEKLTKSKKEEDFLISNTDLNGNSRHSEWNSQEMIETLRSLLVKIPDKYRKVLEFYLAGYSESQIAETMGVKPGTVKSRAFRGKEMIKRVGIKEKFYEK